One genomic segment of Laspinema palackyanum D2c includes these proteins:
- a CDS encoding Crp/Fnr family transcriptional regulator has translation MKDQSFDKQAFLAQTPLFQSLPPDQHQALAQIAIGQSYQKGEVLFWEGDDERVGFFIVISGRVKVFKQSPLGKEQILQIFAGGQHFAEVPAFDGQPFPASAAALESTQVLFFPRTAFVALMQAHPNIAITLLGIFARHLRWLAKVVEDLSLKDVPQRLAAYLLYLSDSPQGSLEQVELDITKGQLAAFLGTIPETLSRVFAKLSSEGVLEIEGARIRLLDLSRLRALAGMSE, from the coding sequence TTGAAAGACCAATCCTTTGATAAACAAGCATTTCTTGCCCAAACTCCCCTGTTTCAGAGTTTACCGCCAGACCAACATCAGGCCCTTGCCCAGATTGCGATCGGCCAATCCTATCAGAAAGGAGAGGTGTTGTTTTGGGAGGGAGATGATGAAAGAGTTGGTTTTTTCATCGTGATTTCTGGTCGAGTTAAAGTGTTTAAACAATCTCCCTTAGGCAAAGAACAGATTTTGCAAATCTTTGCGGGGGGTCAGCATTTTGCGGAGGTGCCTGCTTTTGATGGTCAACCTTTTCCCGCTTCTGCTGCTGCCCTAGAGTCCACTCAGGTGTTATTCTTTCCCCGGACTGCATTCGTGGCTTTGATGCAAGCTCATCCCAATATTGCCATAACTTTGTTAGGAATTTTTGCCCGTCATCTGCGGTGGTTGGCAAAAGTGGTGGAAGATCTGTCTTTGAAGGATGTCCCGCAACGCTTGGCTGCTTATCTTCTTTATTTAAGTGATTCACCCCAGGGGAGTTTGGAACAAGTGGAATTGGATATTACGAAAGGGCAATTGGCGGCTTTTTTGGGGACGATTCCGGAGACTCTCTCTCGGGTGTTTGCAAAACTCAGCAGTGAGGGGGTCTTGGAGATTGAGGGGGCGCGGATTCGCTTGTTAGATTTGTCCCGGTTGCGGGCTTTGGCAGGAATGTCCGAGTGA
- a CDS encoding NB-ARC domain-containing protein, with product MTNQIPPEFLTGVAKERGVSDAELETVMMALGGNSTAAIATILGISNIAVRKRLGEVYRKFSIYGRGPGKLAELRHQLFYQYQAQETEAPAPTKTKAKAKAEPAKTSRKKTEPAAAEPATEVVSTGNRSQDWGESPDVSQFYGRTEELKILEELIIDESSRLVTLLGMTGIGKTVLSVQIAKQLESEFEFVVWRSLSATPKLEDLLGNLLQTLSTQKKPDIPDDLSGRILRLLDLLKKNRCLIILDDIDALLKGDELAGNYRPEFENYRDFIKRIAETRHQSCFVLVTTEEPAEIALLHGEKVQTLQPMDSHEIAREILADKGVAPTDKEWLELVKRYGDNLLAYKVVATTIKEFFNGNTATFLKATELFIEDTLNQLLAQHFGRLSPSEEEILYWLAIAKSPVTLSRLREDMLLPVSLSDMLKNLDSLDRRALIEKQETASDIFFTLQPLMMKFVTTKLVENACEEIKQLVKTQKLSSLRILIQHNLGAVQTPAKKGKSAPQKPQMVQQIKNQLQLFVMRSGGYDELIAQLEAIAGKLEDKTQRDVGYASTNLRNLLAIMAG from the coding sequence TTGACTAACCAAATTCCACCCGAATTTTTAACTGGAGTCGCTAAAGAACGAGGCGTTTCCGATGCGGAGTTAGAAACCGTCATGATGGCACTTGGCGGGAATTCCACCGCCGCGATCGCCACCATCCTCGGGATCAGCAACATTGCGGTTCGCAAACGACTCGGCGAAGTCTACAGAAAATTTAGCATTTACGGGCGTGGTCCGGGCAAACTGGCTGAATTGCGGCATCAGCTATTCTATCAATACCAAGCCCAAGAAACAGAAGCACCAGCACCCACCAAAACCAAAGCTAAAGCCAAAGCCGAACCGGCTAAAACTTCCCGCAAAAAAACTGAACCAGCCGCCGCCGAACCGGCTACTGAAGTCGTCTCCACCGGAAATCGTAGCCAAGATTGGGGTGAGTCGCCGGATGTATCCCAATTTTATGGACGCACCGAAGAACTTAAAATCCTAGAAGAATTAATTATCGATGAAAGCTCTCGGTTAGTCACTCTCTTAGGAATGACAGGTATCGGCAAAACTGTACTTTCCGTACAGATTGCCAAACAACTGGAAAGCGAGTTTGAGTTCGTGGTGTGGCGGTCCCTGAGTGCAACCCCCAAACTCGAAGACTTATTAGGGAATCTGCTGCAAACCCTTTCCACCCAAAAGAAACCGGATATTCCCGATGATCTCAGCGGCAGAATCTTACGCCTGCTAGACTTGCTGAAAAAGAATCGCTGCCTGATCATCTTAGACGATATCGATGCCTTGCTCAAGGGTGATGAACTCGCCGGGAATTATCGTCCAGAATTTGAAAATTATCGCGATTTCATCAAACGAATTGCCGAAACCCGTCATCAAAGCTGCTTCGTCCTAGTCACCACGGAAGAACCCGCTGAAATTGCCTTGTTGCATGGAGAAAAAGTCCAGACCCTGCAACCGATGGATTCCCACGAAATCGCCCGGGAAATCTTGGCCGATAAAGGAGTGGCTCCCACGGATAAAGAGTGGCTCGAACTGGTTAAACGCTATGGAGATAATCTGTTGGCGTATAAGGTTGTTGCCACAACCATTAAAGAATTCTTTAATGGAAATACGGCAACCTTTCTCAAAGCCACCGAGTTGTTTATCGAAGATACGCTGAATCAGTTACTCGCGCAGCATTTCGGGCGCTTATCTCCCTCAGAAGAAGAGATTTTGTACTGGTTGGCGATCGCCAAGAGTCCGGTTACTCTGTCCCGCTTGCGCGAGGATATGTTATTACCCGTATCCCTCTCGGATATGCTCAAAAACCTCGATTCTTTGGATCGCCGCGCTTTAATCGAAAAACAAGAAACCGCCAGCGACATTTTCTTCACCTTACAACCCTTGATGATGAAGTTTGTCACCACTAAATTAGTGGAAAATGCTTGTGAAGAGATTAAACAGTTGGTGAAGACTCAAAAACTATCCAGTTTAAGAATTTTAATCCAACATAATCTCGGCGCAGTGCAGACTCCCGCCAAAAAAGGTAAATCGGCTCCTCAAAAACCTCAAATGGTGCAACAAATTAAAAATCAGTTGCAACTTTTCGTGATGCGAAGTGGGGGATATGATGAGTTGATCGCTCAACTTGAAGCCATTGCTGGAAAACTTGAAGATAAAACCCAACGGGATGTGGGATATGCCAGCACTAACCTTCGTAACTTGCTTGCAATTATGGCGGGTTAA
- a CDS encoding protein kinase domain-containing protein, which produces MSYCINPNCIQRENPDTESHCGNCGSPLLICDRYRIKTPLREPNPAYPCDIYEVQDWGEQEWGTPKVMKVLKFTTQPDFVRLFKQEARVLIWLRHPRIPQVEPGGYFILTLGDRKSLQGFVMEKKAGKTLEQQIEQQGPMDETVAGNWLAQLMEILRTIHQEGVVHRDIKPSNLILTPDGQLQLIDFGSAADRHSRSTRVGTSGYAPPEQLLGDTQPQSDFFAIARTCLYALTGLTPLDFPQTPQGSLIWRSHLRDLSPELAQLLDDLMAPDWHSRPQTAQAILTRLKSFQIPATRSHPSG; this is translated from the coding sequence GTGAGTTACTGTATTAATCCCAACTGCATCCAGCGGGAAAATCCGGATACCGAGAGTCACTGCGGCAACTGCGGTTCTCCCTTGCTGATTTGCGATCGCTATCGCATCAAAACCCCCTTGCGAGAACCCAATCCGGCTTATCCCTGCGATATTTATGAAGTCCAAGATTGGGGGGAACAGGAATGGGGAACCCCCAAGGTGATGAAAGTCCTTAAATTTACGACTCAACCTGATTTTGTCCGCTTGTTTAAACAAGAAGCACGAGTTTTAATCTGGTTGCGACATCCGAGGATACCCCAGGTGGAACCGGGGGGATATTTTATCCTCACCCTTGGCGATCGCAAATCCCTCCAGGGGTTCGTCATGGAAAAAAAAGCCGGAAAAACCCTAGAACAACAGATTGAACAACAGGGTCCTATGGACGAAACCGTCGCGGGCAACTGGTTAGCACAGTTGATGGAGATCCTCCGCACAATTCATCAAGAAGGGGTGGTGCATCGAGATATTAAACCCAGCAATCTGATTCTCACACCTGATGGACAATTGCAACTGATTGATTTTGGCAGTGCCGCCGATCGCCACAGTAGAAGTACCCGGGTGGGAACCTCGGGTTATGCACCCCCGGAACAACTCCTCGGGGATACCCAACCCCAATCGGATTTTTTCGCGATCGCCCGGACTTGTTTATATGCCTTAACCGGGTTAACCCCCCTCGACTTTCCCCAAACTCCTCAAGGATCTCTCATCTGGCGCAGTCACCTTCGGGATCTCTCTCCCGAGTTAGCACAGTTACTCGATGACTTGATGGCACCCGACTGGCACAGTCGCCCCCAAACAGCACAAGCTATTTTAACCCGGTTAAAGTCATTCCAGATTCCGGCAACCCGGAGTCATCCCTCGGGATAA
- a CDS encoding HEAT repeat domain-containing protein gives MPPTLSNLLEQANEAAKQEDWQLVTQCLEKLATSPGTGRVESLSVATEEPNRRSPQLNPSSLLGLADQVLEYGDFQQRWEVAKVFPRLGTEAIAPLLEILADSDAEVELRWFAGRILGEFHTPDAIAALIELLNSPEEELNSMAASALAQMGEPAIAALTQQLADSNSRPLAVRSLGKIRNPEIIEPLLSVVGDRDPQVRCEAIAALNSYDDPRIPPVLVESIHDFHASVRREATIGLGLCAMRPSYKNDTQGIYKAIASEIEELLRERLWDFNPGVTHQAAISLGRVATPKAAACLDEILDSPATPIPLQINAVRALAWMGTPEALDYLEKALVSREHKSSTPEVIAEIISLLGRIEAPELKPKAAQMLIELLNRQPKTGGRDSMRREQAIASALGYLGQKTSIEPLIQLLATSEAGVRFHAIAALKQIAPDQAYFQLLELSHQPSANPSLKQGVAVALEEWVKS, from the coding sequence ATGCCCCCAACACTCTCTAATCTGTTAGAACAAGCTAACGAAGCCGCAAAACAAGAAGATTGGCAATTGGTGACTCAATGTTTGGAAAAACTAGCCACGAGCCCAGGAACTGGTAGAGTCGAATCTCTATCCGTTGCCACGGAGGAACCGAACCGGCGATCGCCACAATTGAATCCCTCCTCCTTACTCGGTTTGGCGGATCAAGTCTTAGAATACGGTGATTTTCAACAACGATGGGAAGTTGCCAAAGTATTTCCCCGGTTGGGAACAGAGGCGATCGCCCCTCTGTTGGAGATTCTGGCTGACTCCGATGCGGAAGTGGAATTACGATGGTTTGCGGGTCGAATTCTCGGGGAGTTTCATACCCCAGATGCGATCGCTGCCTTGATTGAATTACTCAATAGCCCGGAAGAAGAATTAAACTCAATGGCAGCCAGTGCGTTGGCACAAATGGGCGAACCGGCGATCGCCGCTTTAACCCAGCAGTTAGCGGACTCTAATTCCCGTCCTTTAGCGGTGCGCTCCCTCGGGAAAATCCGCAATCCCGAAATTATCGAACCCCTTTTAAGTGTGGTTGGCGATCGCGATCCCCAAGTACGTTGCGAGGCGATCGCCGCCCTGAATAGCTATGATGACCCGCGCATCCCCCCGGTACTGGTGGAATCCATCCATGATTTCCATGCCTCGGTCCGTCGGGAAGCCACCATTGGCTTAGGATTATGCGCCATGCGACCCTCCTATAAAAACGATACCCAAGGCATCTACAAGGCGATCGCCTCAGAAATTGAGGAACTCCTGCGGGAACGTTTGTGGGATTTTAACCCCGGTGTCACCCATCAGGCGGCGATTTCCTTGGGACGGGTGGCAACGCCGAAAGCCGCAGCCTGCCTCGATGAAATTCTGGATTCCCCAGCGACCCCTATCCCTTTACAAATTAATGCGGTTCGCGCCTTAGCTTGGATGGGAACCCCCGAAGCCTTGGATTATTTAGAAAAAGCATTAGTCAGCCGCGAACATAAGAGTTCTACTCCCGAGGTAATCGCAGAAATTATCTCCTTACTGGGACGGATCGAAGCGCCCGAGTTGAAGCCAAAAGCGGCGCAGATGCTGATAGAACTGTTAAACCGCCAGCCAAAAACCGGGGGGAGAGACTCGATGCGCAGGGAACAAGCGATCGCCTCGGCGTTGGGTTATCTCGGACAAAAAACCAGTATAGAACCCCTGATTCAACTCTTAGCCACCTCTGAGGCGGGGGTTCGGTTTCATGCGATCGCCGCCCTGAAACAGATTGCGCCGGATCAAGCCTATTTCCAACTGCTGGAACTCTCCCATCAACCCAGTGCCAATCCCTCCCTTAAACAAGGTGTGGCAGTCGCGTTGGAAGAATGGGTAAAAAGTTAG
- a CDS encoding iron uptake porin, whose product MMSQLSSIFILTTPLLLGLNLLGIRAVAGEPVPLNQSPDPVSEPVAQELNPDLFDSEPSAIALPSRELPTDEDANRLQQIDFYSQANLDLGPLEQVNSVSELADVSPTDWAFQALQNLASRYECLLGYGDGTYQGNRAMTRYEFATSLNACLEVINARINELDLNTGDLDLLTRLTQDFSAELATLRGRVDNLELRTVEIEANQFSPTTKLAGEAAFILADAFTDDADAETVFSNRVRLNFVTSFTGRDNLFTRLEMGNIGNSFQPVLGTNEGRYAFDGANNNTVTLNRLHYFFPLGNQLSVRIFANAGGHHFYANTLNPFLEAGGGATGAFSRFAERNPIYRFTLGGSGLGVKFTPINNLEINAGYLANEAKTPLSGAGLLDGNYSTLGQIVFGSRFQVGLTYVHAYEGTSAPRFGYGGTGTNLGNLSPAALNPLSPSLRATPVVSNSYSVNTSLRITPNLIVGGWIAKTSARLIGLGDADIWNYAATVVLPDLGTPGSFASLIVGAEPHLTNLDVPGNPDFSKDTPFHIEGLYKYQITPNISLTPGLIWLTAPNQNNENSEVFIGTFRTTFTF is encoded by the coding sequence ATGATGTCTCAACTCTCGTCAATCTTCATCCTGACTACCCCACTCCTCCTGGGGCTCAACTTACTGGGCATTCGGGCGGTTGCGGGTGAACCCGTCCCCTTGAATCAGTCCCCTGACCCTGTCAGCGAACCTGTCGCCCAGGAACTCAACCCGGATTTATTCGACTCAGAACCCTCGGCGATCGCCCTCCCCTCTCGGGAACTCCCCACGGACGAGGATGCTAACCGTCTGCAACAAATTGACTTCTATTCCCAAGCCAATCTGGACCTCGGTCCTTTAGAACAGGTTAACTCGGTTTCCGAACTCGCCGACGTCAGTCCCACCGACTGGGCGTTCCAAGCCCTCCAGAACCTCGCCTCCCGCTATGAGTGCCTCTTGGGATATGGCGATGGCACCTATCAGGGCAATCGGGCGATGACCCGATATGAATTTGCCACCAGTTTAAACGCCTGTCTCGAAGTCATCAATGCTCGCATCAATGAACTCGATTTAAACACGGGCGATCTCGACCTACTCACCCGCTTAACCCAGGACTTTTCTGCGGAACTCGCCACCCTCCGGGGTCGCGTAGACAACCTCGAACTGCGAACCGTTGAAATCGAAGCCAATCAGTTTTCTCCCACGACAAAACTCGCTGGTGAAGCCGCTTTCATCCTCGCCGATGCCTTCACCGATGATGCCGACGCTGAAACCGTCTTCAGCAATCGCGTTCGCCTCAACTTCGTTACCAGTTTTACCGGACGAGATAACCTCTTCACTCGCCTAGAAATGGGCAATATCGGCAACTCCTTTCAGCCCGTTTTAGGGACCAATGAAGGGCGCTATGCCTTTGATGGTGCGAACAACAACACCGTTACCCTCAACCGTTTGCACTATTTCTTTCCACTCGGCAACCAGTTAAGCGTGCGGATTTTCGCCAATGCTGGAGGTCATCACTTCTATGCCAATACCCTCAACCCCTTTTTAGAAGCAGGTGGCGGTGCAACCGGCGCATTCTCCCGCTTCGCTGAACGCAATCCCATTTATCGCTTCACCCTAGGCGGTTCCGGGTTAGGAGTTAAATTTACCCCCATCAATAATTTAGAAATTAATGCCGGTTACTTAGCCAATGAAGCCAAAACTCCCCTATCAGGCGCGGGTTTATTGGATGGCAACTATTCTACCCTCGGCCAGATTGTTTTTGGCAGTCGATTTCAGGTCGGTTTGACCTACGTTCATGCTTATGAAGGGACTTCTGCTCCCCGGTTTGGTTACGGTGGAACTGGGACAAATTTAGGGAATCTTTCTCCGGCGGCGCTTAATCCCCTCAGTCCCTCCTTGCGCGCAACCCCAGTTGTTAGCAACTCCTATAGTGTCAATACTTCCTTGCGAATTACGCCGAATTTAATTGTCGGCGGGTGGATTGCCAAAACCAGTGCGCGACTGATTGGATTGGGAGATGCGGATATTTGGAATTATGCCGCTACAGTGGTTTTACCGGATTTAGGAACTCCGGGGTCTTTTGCCAGCTTAATTGTCGGTGCTGAACCCCATTTAACCAATTTAGATGTACCGGGAAATCCGGATTTTTCCAAGGATACTCCCTTTCATATTGAAGGGCTTTACAAGTATCAAATTACTCCGAATATTTCCCTAACTCCCGGCTTAATTTGGTTGACAGCTCCCAATCAAAATAACGAAAATAGTGAGGTTTTCATTGGGACATTCCGGACCACATTTACCTTTTAA
- a CDS encoding LysR family transcriptional regulator: MRLEQLQAFMAIADTGSFQQAARRCGVTQSTISRQIQSLEAELGLQLFHRSAQAKLTLPGERFFPHARKICQEWHTAQEELSNLLEGKQPELCVAAIHSVCAYYLPPILRKFCRQYPEVQLRVTALGSDRALKVLKDGLVDLAIVMNNRLLTSNAEMVVDILYNESIQVLMAATHPLAQYDPVPWQELARYPQVVFKDGYGMQRLVQDMFAKHNLTLRAVLELNTPDAFRGVVQEGDMVALLPESALVEARCDPKVAIRSLPRVEHLDSASTPSSLNGIYPTVSGDSCWNRQVVIVTTSDRLQIPPIQHFWQLVHDFLPLKVSSG; this comes from the coding sequence ATGCGCCTAGAGCAGTTACAAGCTTTTATGGCAATTGCTGATACGGGTAGTTTCCAACAAGCGGCCCGTCGATGCGGGGTCACCCAATCTACAATTAGCCGTCAAATTCAGTCTCTGGAAGCAGAACTGGGCTTACAGTTATTTCATCGCAGTGCTCAGGCCAAATTAACCTTGCCCGGAGAGCGATTTTTCCCCCATGCTCGCAAAATTTGTCAGGAATGGCACACCGCACAAGAAGAACTGAGCAATTTATTAGAAGGGAAACAGCCGGAACTCTGTGTCGCTGCAATTCACTCGGTTTGTGCTTATTATTTACCGCCTATTTTAAGAAAATTTTGTCGGCAATATCCAGAGGTGCAGTTACGAGTCACGGCATTAGGCAGCGATCGCGCTTTAAAAGTCCTCAAAGATGGCCTCGTTGATCTGGCGATCGTGATGAATAATCGCCTATTAACCTCTAATGCAGAAATGGTAGTTGACATTCTCTACAATGAGTCAATTCAAGTGTTAATGGCAGCCACTCATCCCCTGGCTCAATATGACCCCGTACCCTGGCAAGAATTAGCCCGCTATCCTCAAGTTGTTTTTAAAGATGGCTATGGAATGCAGCGGTTGGTTCAAGATATGTTTGCGAAACATAATTTGACTTTGCGTGCGGTGTTGGAGTTAAATACTCCCGATGCGTTTCGGGGGGTTGTACAGGAGGGCGACATGGTGGCGCTGTTGCCCGAATCAGCCTTAGTCGAAGCCCGTTGCGACCCGAAAGTTGCGATTCGCTCTCTACCGCGAGTGGAACATTTGGATTCTGCTTCCACCCCGTCCTCATTGAACGGAATTTACCCCACCGTGAGCGGGGATTCTTGTTGGAATCGGCAAGTGGTAATTGTCACGACGAGCGATCGCCTCCAAATTCCCCCGATTCAACATTTTTGGCAACTGGTTCATGACTTTTTGCCGCTCAAAGTTTCATCGGGTTAA
- a CDS encoding anthranilate phosphoribosyltransferase family protein has product MSTAFREFVQKVGSGPHTSQNLSRTEAADAMRMMLVGEATPAQIGAFLIAHRIKRPTGEELAGMLDAYDEIGPNFGPIAASSPVMVWGCPYDGRSRTAPVTILTAILLASYGQPVLLHGGDQMPTKYGIPFVEIWDALGVNWRTLDLQQLQSVLETTGIGFVYLPKQFPEAASLVPYREQLGKRPPVATLELIWSPYQGDRHLVAGFVHPPTELMFRDALKLRGDSRLTTVKGLEGSCDLPRERTAIIGYSNPAQTPPPPAVSESESPHADPFERLLLHPRDYGFTPENVPFQSEAFPDQMQGVLRGEPSELMESAVWSGGFYLWHCGVSGDLSSGIAQAREGFKSGRVAAKLQEITQAVSSRSPLN; this is encoded by the coding sequence ATGAGCACAGCGTTTAGAGAATTTGTCCAGAAAGTCGGCAGCGGTCCCCACACCAGCCAAAACCTCTCCCGTACAGAAGCCGCCGACGCAATGCGGATGATGCTGGTAGGGGAAGCAACCCCGGCCCAAATCGGGGCCTTTTTAATTGCTCACCGCATCAAGCGTCCGACGGGGGAAGAATTGGCGGGGATGCTGGATGCTTACGACGAAATCGGGCCCAACTTCGGACCGATCGCCGCCTCGTCCCCAGTCATGGTTTGGGGATGTCCCTATGATGGGCGATCGCGAACCGCACCTGTCACCATCCTCACTGCAATCCTCCTCGCCAGTTACGGTCAACCTGTACTCCTCCACGGCGGCGATCAAATGCCGACGAAGTATGGCATTCCTTTTGTGGAAATTTGGGATGCTTTGGGAGTGAACTGGCGAACCCTCGACCTCCAACAACTCCAGTCCGTCCTAGAAACCACCGGAATCGGATTCGTCTATCTTCCCAAACAGTTTCCCGAGGCAGCGAGTCTGGTTCCCTACCGGGAGCAATTGGGGAAACGACCGCCAGTCGCCACCTTAGAACTGATTTGGTCTCCCTATCAGGGCGATCGCCACCTCGTCGCTGGGTTCGTCCATCCCCCCACGGAACTGATGTTTCGCGATGCTTTAAAATTACGCGGGGATTCGCGCCTCACCACCGTCAAAGGATTAGAAGGCAGTTGCGATTTACCTCGGGAACGCACCGCCATTATCGGATATAGCAATCCCGCCCAAACTCCCCCCCCACCGGCGGTTTCCGAGTCGGAGTCTCCCCATGCCGACCCGTTTGAGCGCCTGCTTCTGCATCCTCGGGACTACGGATTTACCCCGGAAAATGTCCCATTTCAATCCGAAGCATTCCCCGACCAAATGCAAGGAGTCCTGCGGGGTGAACCCAGCGAACTGATGGAGTCTGCTGTCTGGAGTGGGGGATTTTACCTTTGGCATTGTGGTGTTTCCGGGGACCTCAGTAGCGGCATTGCTCAAGCCCGTGAAGGGTTTAAAAGCGGTCGAGTTGCTGCTAAACTCCAGGAAATTACTCAAGCGGTGAGTTCGCGATCGCCCTTGAATTAG